CCTGCGGCGGGGGCATCTGGCGGGTGCCGGGCTCGACGTCACGGTGGTCGAGCCGCTGCCCGCCGATCACCCGCTGCGGCAGGAGCACTCGGTGATCATCACGCCGCACGTCGGCGCGCAGACGGCCGAGGCGATGCGGCGGATGGCCGTCGACGCCGCGAATCGGATCATCGAACACCTCGCGTGATCGCCGGACACCGCTCCTGATCGCCGCCGCCCGTCGGGCTCATCGGGCCGGCGGCGGCAGCGGTTCGTCGTGGTCCCGCCCTCGTCGCCGTCCGTCGGCCGTCGATCGTCGATCGCGTGTCGCTCGACCATCGTCGGACAGGAACCGGCCGGACGGATGATCGAGACGGCTGCCGCGCGGGTCGGCGAGGTCGAGGCCCGCCCGGCGGTGCGGCCGACAGCGGCGTGTACACGGCGATCTGCGACGCGGGCCCGACGCGCCGGCGCGGCACGCCCGCCCGACGTGTCCGCTCGACGTGCCTGCGTGACCCGCCGGCCTGCGTGATGTGCCAGACCGGCGCCCCCGCGCGATGCGCCCGCCCGGCGCGCCTGTCCGATGTGACCGGCCTCCCGTGGATGACGGTCGGTCGGCCCGCAGTCCCGCGCACGTCGGCGGACTAGCCTGGAGCCCGGTATGCAGGCCTGACCTGCGGCCGGACCTCGTGATGGGCGACCGTCCGATCGGGCGGGCGCCCGAGGTCGTCGACCGTCGTCCTCGGGTGCGGTCCGGCAGAGCGCATCGGACGTCATCAGTCGCCACGCGGGCGTCCCTCGACGATTCCTGGTGGTGTGGATGTCTAGTCCGTCGGAGCGACGGGCCGAGCTGGAAGGCCGGCTGTCGACGCTCAAGGAACAGGCCGCCGTCCTGACCGAACAGCTGGCGGGCCAGACGGAGGCCTTGCAGGCCGCGCAGGAGCAGGCCGCGCAGGCGCGAGGGACGGCGACCTCGCCGGACGGGCTCGTCACCATCGCGGTCGACGCCGCGGGCGGGATCGCGGAGCTGCGGCTGGCGCCGACCGCCTTCTCCCGCAGCACCCCCGAGCGGCTCGCCCGGTCCATCTCGGACACCTTCGCCGCCGCGAAGGCCGGGGCACAGGCCCAGGTCAGCGGGGCGTTCGGCAGCCTCGCGCAGGCGCCCATGGTGGATCTGCCGGACGTGGTGGCGGGCATGCCCTCGCTGCGCGGCCTCTTCGAGACGGCGACGCGACCGCTGCGACCCGCCGAGGACGTGCCCGGTCGGGACGGGTTCACACCACAGGGCAGGCCGGGACAGCCGGGCGGATTCCCGCACCCCGCGCCGCCGCACGTCGCCGCGCCGGGTTTCGCGCCGCCGCAGCCGCCGCATGTCCCGCCCGGCAGGCCCGCCCCGCCGCCGGGACACGGGACCCACCCCGGTCGACCGCGGCCGACCGGCGAACCACCACGGCAGGCGCCGCGCCGCAGGCCCGACGACGACGAGCCCGACGACGAGGGCGGCTCCATCTTCC
This genomic stretch from Actinoalloteichus hoggarensis harbors:
- a CDS encoding YbaB/EbfC family nucleoid-associated protein, with amino-acid sequence MSSPSERRAELEGRLSTLKEQAAVLTEQLAGQTEALQAAQEQAAQARGTATSPDGLVTIAVDAAGGIAELRLAPTAFSRSTPERLARSISDTFAAAKAGAQAQVSGAFGSLAQAPMVDLPDVVAGMPSLRGLFETATRPLRPAEDVPGRDGFTPQGRPGQPGGFPHPAPPHVAAPGFAPPQPPHVPPGRPAPPPGHGTHPGRPRPTGEPPRQAPRRRPDDDEPDDEGGSIFQKGNW